The DNA segment CAACTTCAAAATCAAATGggaattttgaaaattgaaaCATCTAGGATGTTCTCAGGGTCTTGTGGGATGAAACGTTAAGAAGCACTGTTCTGCACAGCCTGGTCCAGTGTGAGCACTGAAAAATACTGGTTAAGATTTCCcattgaggaaggaaaaaaacagtcGATTCCTCCCCCAGTCTCATCTGCCCAGCAAGAGACAGCAGGGTTTAGAGAATAGTTGATGGCCAAAAGAGCTATCTCTTTGTACTTGGAATGACCTGCACATTAACACTGACCCCAAACCCTAGAACTCCCTGCGGAGGGAACTTCCTGACTGCATCAGCTTCCTGACCGGTGTCTCCTATGAGAAGGGCTAGAATCTGAGAGCCAGTCTTTCAGCTTTGGGTGAGAGTTTTGCTCAGACTTTGCACTATGGGTTAAGGAGCTGGCAGACAGCTGGCATGCCCTGGGAGGAGCACAGCTAGTCAGCAGCTTAAAGCCCTGGCTTTCTCCTCCTGTGTAGAACACCTTCGCGCAGAGCTGTGGGCCACTCTGAACACAGGACAACCACTCTGCTTTGTTGCTTCAGCTGCTGCTGACGGGGCCCTTTGGCACAAACGGCCCTATAAGAATAGAGCAAGATCTGGCTGGAATGCCGGGGAAGGGCATCCCAGAGAGCTTGCCATCCCCACCATGCCTGCCTTCCAAGGCCCAGAATGAGTTGTCTTGCATAGTACTGTGGTTTGTGCTGTCTGGCTCACTGCTGTCTCTGTTGGTAAATAGTGGGCACAACAGTGAGTCTTGCAGTCCAGTATCCTGTCCTGTTAAGGTCCCTGTCTCATTTGTTTTCGATTGCTGGTGTGTGTCTTACTAGCCCCCAATTTCTGAattgaagataaaaacaaaactgaaaatgctCTGGAGCAGTTCTGCCAACTCCTGGTTTTTCCATTTGCTTCCTCTGATAGCCATTGGTTTGGGGAGACTTCCCTTTCCTGCCCCAAGCTGTGGGCCTGTGCACAATAGCCCCTGGCCCATTGCCCATCAGATAACAAGGCTGGCTCTCTGCAGGCAGCAATGTGTATTGGAAAAAGTGAAAGTCTCTGGCTGGAAATAAAAGCTCAGAAAACCTTTGCTATtttcccccagccccttctgGGTCTGTAGTCCTGGCCTCATGTGAGTAAGTCCCATGCTACCTGTAAAACCAGGGGAGAGTTCAGTGGTAGCTGGTAAAGGAGAGAATGGGTGTCTAGGGCCTTGGATATTTTATCCCAGGGAGACTTCACCTATATACTCCATGTAACAGACTGGGGGCAGTTCATCCTGTCTGGAGATAGTTTGGACCACTgtctgggacttcatcaataaataagtttttctttctctctaatcaGTCCCTTacaggagacatttttggttcATTCTAGGTCAAGTGTGTAATACCTTTTCATTCCAAAGTATATTGGTCACGGTTCAGGTGCACAGAGTAGAATCCACTCTAACTAGTTTCGCGGAGAAGAGATTTAGTGCACATCCTGGCATATAAAGTgattggagagaaagaaatagattctAGGTTAAGACACCACAGAGCTCCTACCCTATCTGTAACCAGGAAACTACCAGATTCAGAAGCACATTCCCCCAGTGCTCTGGTCCACACCACGTGCATAGGGAGGACTGCATCTGCGTCTTGACTTCGGGAAAACTGGAGGCCAGGTGTCGGACCTCTGCTCATGCTGCCCCAGAAAAACCAGGGCTTCTATGACTATGCCCAGGAGCAGTAGGAGCAGCAGGAACCCATCTAAATCTCACACAAGTGCATCTGATTGGCCGGACCTTAGAGGGTCTTAGGAATAATAGCTTTTACCTAATTAACTTCTGAAGTATAGGAAGGCATACTAGAAGGGTAGAATGGATCTTGAGTCTAATCCATTGTATCTGCCACATAGAGTGAAGGAAACGAATTCTGCTGAGTTCCTACCTGGTACCCTGTCTGCTGCTCTCAGCCACATATTCTGGGCTCTGTTGTAAAAGGTCTTGTTTCTGTGCTCTAGGCTCCCAGAACCCTGGCCGAAGCTCACCTCCCCCTGGCTACGTGCCTGAGCGGCAGCAACGCATTGCCCGTCAGGGGTCCTACACCAGCATCAACAGCGAAGGGGAGTTCATCCCAGAGACCAGCGAGCAGTGTGTGAGTACAGGGCTTGGGATGTGCCTTGGAGTGTGTCAGACCAAGGTTATAATGGGGCTTCTCAGTGGGCATGGTGCAGAGCTGAGGGATTTGAACCCCATCCAGTAGCTCCTTTGTAAACCAGGCCTGCCCAAATACAGATTATTCCTTTTTAGGGGCCAAGTATTAATTCCTACCATGGACAGTGTGTAAACTACCCAGCTTTCTTGGTGTTGGATAAGCATGTGACAAATTTTTCCTCTGCTATGCTCCTCTCACTGGTCTCCCCTCAGAACACCACTCTGCTATTTGAATACTTCCTTACAACCACCTGTGATATCAGCAGAGTTTAACATATGACCAATCCTAAACcgacagattttgttttttatcagccATATTTTAGTTTTGCTATTTCTTGATGAAAGGTAGGGGGTGTACCATATCCAAATTGCACTGTAGAAATGGTGATTTTGGGTGAGCTTTTATGATGGTAGACAGCTATATTAGCTTATCTGTTGCAacacaacaaattaccacaaacttagcagtttaaaaacagcatacatttattattttacagtttccCTGGGTAAGGAACCTAGGCATGATTTAATGGGGTCCTCCATTCAGGGTTACACAAGACTACAGTCAAGTGTCAGCCAGGCTGCATTCTTTTCTGGAACTTGGGGTTCCCCCCTGAGCTTATGTGTTTGTTGGCAGTTGTTATTAGCACTGTGGTCCCTGTTTTCTTGCTGTCTGTTGGCCAGGGGCCACTCTGAGCTCCTAGAAGCCACTTTCAGTTCCTTGCAACATGGCTctctcacaacatggcagcttctTCAAGGCAGGAGGAGAATCTCTTGCTTCAGTCTGTAAAGATGGAGTCATAAAATGTAACATAAGCGTGGAAATGAATATGCCACCCTCTTTGCCATAGTCTGTTGACTAGAAACAAGTTACAAGTTCTACCCATACTTTAGGGGAGGTGTTTATACAAGACTGTGACTCATTGTCGGGGCCACCTTAGGGTATGCCCACCACAATGGCTAACCCATTTTAATGGCTAACTTTTTAACTAGTGACTTACTtgatgaaaatggcattttggcTCAGTGAACTCAGCAAGAGTGAGCTCTCTGGCTTCATCCTGGTCTTTTCAACAAGCTTACTTTGATTTCATAAGAGAAAGATCCACtcttataaatttttaagatttggtCTGGGAAGGGGAAATTTCTTAAGAGCAATAGCATCACAGAAGGACCAGCACCACCACATAAGGGATTTTACAGGAAACTGATCCTTGTcacttttctttcccctaaaactgattcttaaaacttttctttcccaGTGATAGCTAATCTCTATAAAGCATTATCCAAACTACATAGACTGTGAGAAGGAAGCTGTTTAcactgctgcttttcttttctgtaactcCTGCTTCCAGATAAATTTATGTTTAGAACAGTGACCTGGAGTGCTTTTAGTTAAGGATTCCCTCCTTGGGTATTTTACTGACcatcctttctgttttctctaaacAGAGCACTTCTGGCCATCAGCTCTGTCAGAGGTGACTTGGGTATAAAATCTCAGAGATGCAAATGAGTTCATTGCCTTTGGTCTCTATCCTTCCCCATGGCCCTATATCCTGGTCCTTTTACATCTTTGCTTTACCTGCCTACCCTGGAAGGTGTGGGAGTATCGGACTCCTAGCGAGGACAGAGTTTTAGAAAGAGGCCAAAGAAGGGATGCCTAGGTCCTTCACCTTAGCTAAAGTGAATTGTTCCCGGTAACCAGCCATTCAAGATAAATCCACTTAACAGAGACCAAAACAGTATAGTATATAGTGAAAGAATATTCAACTGGGACTTTCTTGAAAAGTGAAACTAAGATaggtttattttggttttttttttccatcagattATGGTAATAGTTGCATCTCTTTGCTAAGTTTTAGAATGAACAAAAGCATgattcatgttaatttttttggcttaatttttctaacaaaaatttTGCTGACACATCATAACCTCCTTTACTTCCCCTTTGCTGTGATACTTTGGGATAATTTGAGGAAGGGATAATTTGAGTTGGAAACTAATTTTATGAAAGTTGTTAGTGAATTTTCATAATTCTGATTTCTGCTTCCCTACGTAATGTTTAACTTTGGATCTCAGACAATGAATACTCTGATAGAGAATACCCCCATAAGCAAAATGAAGGGGGATTAGTTGGAGAAAAAGCTAATCTGAAGGCTTTTTGTTACTGCATTGACCAAGGGCTAGAGAAACATTTTAACTTACATAGATACTTATTGCCTCCATATGGGAACCGGCAACTAGGACTTTTTTCATCAGTATCAACTGCATAATACTAGTTTCATAACTTGAAACAATTCTCCTAACCTTCCTAGACCTGCAGTGACTTGTCTGTGGAATGAGGGCAATACTTGTctctgtaaattttaaattatggagTGTAAACAGAAGCATTACGGTCCCACCCATATGCCATGGAAGCCTCTGCGGGGTAGTACCAGCTTCAGTGCCAGGCTCCCAGTATTCATGAGCCAACAAAATGCCAACAAGAGAAGTAGCGTCTCTGCTTTGCTCTCCTGGCAGAGCTCCTTGGGATGCTGGCCAGACATTTTTCTCCCTCCTGGAAAGTTGCCTTTCAAACTACGGGGGAGAATGGTACCTTCCTAACCATTCTTCCCACTGCACAGGCAGAGAAAGGGCACTTTCATATTTTGACAAAAAGGACTATTTGTTGGCCTTGGCTGGGCCATAAAGCCCTGAGTCACCTGGCTGGGACTGGGGCTGCGGCTGGGGTTTTATTGTATGACTTGCCTTGCAGATGTTGGATCCCCTGAGCAGTGCTGAGAATTCCTTGTCAGGAAGCTGCCAATCTTTGGACAGGTCGGCAGACAGGTATGGGACTGTGGCTGCTTTGGGGGCTAGTACATAGGCATGTTTGGGACTGATGGGCTGAGGAGACAGAGTTAGCTAGTATGTCTCTGATCTAGACGCTGGCCTGCAGGTCCATGGTTAAAACATCATGCTTCTGGGAAAGAAACCTCTTTCTGGGATTCCTAGccctttccttaatttttcaaataccaTGAGAATGTTATGTTTGTATAATTAGGTGAATGTAATAGTAGCTCATAATAGCAATCATATGTATTAAATGCTTGCTTTGTTATCCCAAGTGCTTTACATGTTTTGAGTTTCTGTATAATACACGCTGCTCTTGTGCTCTTGGCCTCATCTGTGATCTGGCCTGAAGTAGTGAACCTTCAgtgttttgggggaaaatttGAACTGTCACCTGTGggtttactttccttttttttttttcctccaaatgttTCTGATGGAGTTAGAAACTGGAttagaaaacaggggcgcctgggtggcacagcggttaagcgtctgccttcggctcaggcgtgatcccggtgttatgggatcgagctccacatcaggctcctctgctatgagcctgcttcttcctctcccactccccctgcctgtgttccctctctcgctggctgtctctatctctgtcaaataaataaataaaatctttaaaaaaaaaaagaaaagaaaaagaaagaaaaaagaaaaccagaaaacaaaataccCAGACTGCCTAGCTTACCGCACTATCTGCTTGGTGTGTAATCTTTCCTCACACTTTAGGAGGGAACAAGTGCTGTCTTACATACCAAATGGTTCTGTGGAGCTGGTTCACCCATCAGCAGAGGTATGTTTAGAGTTGGCTTTGACACTGATCCAGCCAGTCTCTCTTCTTGACCTTGTTATGCCCAATAGCACATTTGATCATGTCTGGCTGGGCTTAGGGTTGTAGTCAGAGGCTATGGAGCAGgtttaggaatttttttccccccttctttgtTTAACTGATTAATTGTTCACATGGATACCGGCCAAATTCATACTATGTCTTTCCTAACAGATCTGAAAACTAAGGAGCACTGTCTTCCTTCTAGACGTCATAGAATACAGTCATAGTTACTTGTTGGTGTCCAATTCGTAGCATTGCTTGGGGCTTGCTCTTCAACCAGGGGAGCAAGACGGCCCAGGTAAAAGTGCCAGGAGTTGCTGCCACAATCTGAAGACTCTGCCTGGACAGGGACCGACTCTGGCTTTGGATTATCTCCTAAGCTTTGTGgccaagcaggggtggggagtgggccgGGCAGTAGGACAAGACCATGGAAGGTCTAGTAGTTGTGAAGTAGGGGACGGCCCCCATGTCATTGCCTTGACCGTTTCTGACCCGTGGCCCTCTCAAAAGGCACTGTGACGTGTAAGGTAGAAGACCATTCCGGTGAATTCTAGGAAAGATAGCTGAGCGTACCCAGGGTACGATCCTTGGGTTTTGCCTCTGTCCCTCCAacgctttgtttttatttccttgggaGTAACACCCAGAGACCTGGACTTACTCGCTTGAGGCCCAGCCTAACTTGAGCATAgtgctttcctctcctccttaTGGGATCTGTAGCCACATAGATCCCAGCTCCATCCAATATAAGTCAAGTAGCTTCCTTTAACCTCTCcgttcctcagtttccctgtctctaAAGTGGGATGGTGGTGCTTAGTCTGAAAGGAAGATGCTTggtgttgttgctatttttattactgCGGTGGACAAGGGATGTTTCGGAACTCTTCGCCTGTTACCAAGGTGGGAGGAAAGAGCAAGAAGGGAAAGTGGTGTGCCAAACTCCGAGCTGGAGTTTGTGAGGGCTAGAGGAGTTGATTCTTCCAGGTTCTGTCAGATTTGGACCTCAGACTACTAAAGAGAAAGTAGGAGGTCAAACTCAGAAGAGGGCTGTTTCTCTCAAATTCTGCTTCCCTCCCAAACTGTGAGGAAAGATTACATGCCAAGCAGGCACTGTGGTAAGCTAGGCAGTCTGGAtattttgttttcaggtttttctaTTCTATATAATGATGCGGAGGGAGTTAGAAAAGAGAATCCATCTGGATATCCTACCTTCTGCCCTGGTGGGCAGCTTTTCCAGGTAGGCTGATGTCTACgttgtgatttcattttgtttttttccagccCATCCTTCCGGAAATCGAGAATGTCCCGAGCCCAGAGCTTCCCAGACAACAGACAGGAATTCTCAGGTGAGCTCTCCAGAGCCTGAAGAGCACTGCAGGGTGTCTGGATGGGACTGGGGCATTCTGCTTTTGCTAGCTGAGTTGGGAAGCCAGGAGTGTATTTTAATTCTCCTCGGGCCTGTGGCTCTGACGTCTCAGGTGACAGAGGGGCTTAAATGGTTCACACACATTGACCTACCCCGAAACCAGtgattcctctgtctcctctatCTAACTCAGATCGGGAAACTCAGCTGTATGACAAAGGGGTCAAAGGTGGAACCTACCCCCGGCGCTACCACGTGTCTGTGCACCACAAGGACTACAATGAGGGTGAGTACACCTCTaccctgccccctgctggctgCCTCAGAATGGACATGGGTAGAGCTTTGCCACCCAAAAGCCCTGCTAGGGGCTAGGCCCAGGCCCTCCAGACCGCACGTTTTCTTTATTCCTGAGGAGCTGTGCCAAGACTTGAGGCACTAGAGACTGAGGGGAGATGGGCGGAAGGACAGTGTTTGGAAACCAAGATGCTGCCACTGGGAACACTGCCCTTGATCTGAATCCCTAGCATGTCCCATGGTGCCAGCTCTCCAGCGCCCTCTTCTGCCCCATGGCAGCAGACAGAATGGAGCTTCCACAAAGGTTTAGGATTAGGATGCCAGGGAAGACAGACTTCAGCAGTGGATTAGCCCTGCGAGTGATGTGGTGCCCGAGGTGCCTTCCCTTTGGCCAGGGCTTCCTGAACCATCCCTGGCTGCTCCCTAATTCCTGCCTCTGTTCTGATTCTCAGGGTGCTTGGGACATTAGCCATTCTGGCAAGGATTAGGTAAAAGGGCAGATGGGATGATGTGGTTTGCACGTTTAGCCTCGTGGCCAGGGGTCTGACTTGCTTTACTCTGGCTCTTGCACCCCTTCAGGCAGAAGAACATTTCCACGAATACGGCGTCATCAAGGCAACCTCTTTACCCTGGTGCCGTCCAGCCGGTCTCTGAGCACAAATGGCGAGAACATGGGTCTGGCGGTGCAATACCTGGACCCCAGAGGGCGCCTGCGGAGTGCGGACAGCGAGAATGCCCTCTCTGTGCAGGAGAGGAATGTGCCGACCAAGTGTGAGGAGTGGGCCCTGGCCAGAAGGAGACTGCCCAGGGGGTGCTCAGACAGGCGGCAGGGCAGGTAGCCAGAGGTCTCCTGGGGCTGTTCAGCTCAGTGGTAGGCTGCTCTGGCCCATCCTCATCACACTGGAAGAGCCTGTGGGTCAGCAGCAGATCCCCTGGACCTTAAGCCTCGTTCTACTGTTGTGTGACAAGCCACTTTCCCTCTCTGGTCTTTAGTCTCTGTTTAAATGGAAGAGCAATCTCCTCAGTCCTTGCCATATTCAGATGTTTAGGGACTTAGGTAGTAAAGGTATTTGGTCAGTTCAGAGGAGTGTTTAACCATGACGGTAGCCAGTCATCTGCCTCTCAGGACCTAATGGTCCCACTGATCAGGGCACCAAGCCTGCTCCAGATGGGGTCGAGATGCTGGGCTGAGAGGCAGGATGGTGCTGAGTGAGGGGGTCTTGAGCCGGAGGTCCCATCACAGAGCCTCTGGAAACCAAGGCAAGATCTCAATAAATAATGTGCCTGGGCTAATGTTCTTTCCATCTGTTCTCCTGTAGCTCCTAGTGCCCCCATCAATTGGCGCCGTGGGAAGCTCCTGGGCCAGGGTGCCTTCGGCAGGGTCTATCTGTGCTATGATGTGGACACAGGACGTGAACTTGCTTCCAAGCAAGTCCAATTTGACCCAGACAGCCCTGAGACAAGCAAGGTACTGCCTTCCCCATGGTCTGGCTTCCACTTTCCGCCCTTAACAGGAATTCCTGTCTCACTGCATAGATCAACTGCTCAAGAAGCTACAGCTTGTTTCCCCCATCATTCTTCCTTCCAAGTTCCCTTGTTCTCCTCCCTGGCCATGGCCATGGGGCAGAGGGACTGTGGTCCAAACAAGCATTAGACCCCCTAGGGGAGGGATTAGGTATGAAGACCTGAGTTGATGCCAAAGTACCAAACCACCCGAACTGAGAGGCAGTGGCCAGTGCCACAAAGAGCAGTACCTGCCCACCCTCACCAAACAGATGCCTCTCAGCCCTCGGTCCAGGAAGGAGTTTATCTTTGGAGTTCGACTTTGGGTATGGCCTACACTCCACTCTGAGTGGACAAATGCAGCAGTTACCTTAACTAAGCACCTacacccattctcccaccccacTGTCTGCCTTCTTCCAGCATGGGAGTGCCACTGTCCCATGGGTCGCCCAACATTGTGTCCAAGGGCCAGACGGTTAAGAGAGTACCCCTTTGCTCCAGCTGAGGTTCCCAAGGCAGATAGACTCCTCTGAGGTCACTTATTAGGGCAAGCTGAGCTGATCCCAGGTGGGCAGAAGCGGGGCCCTGCAAGCCAAGGTGACCACTGGGCCCCTCCCCTAGGAGGTGAGTGCTCTGGAATGTGAGATCCAGTTGCTGAAGAACTTGCAGCATGAGCGCATAGTGCAATACTATGGCTGTCTGCGGGACCGTGCCGAGAAGACTCTGACCATCTTCATGGAGTACATGCCGGGGGTACGTGCTCCTCAGTGCATGTGGGACACACACAAAAGAGGCCCAGACCTGGGCCGCGGGCTCTGGAGGAGGGGTCCCTTGGACATGCTTCTGATCACTTGAGATGCCAGAGGTTCAGGGGGAAAATGAGAGGTGACGGTCAAAGTCAGGAGAGCCCTGCGTCTGGCGGTGGTGACGGTGTGGGATGTGAAGCGTCCCAGGCCACCCTGACCTGAGGCTTACAGGGAGGCTGCACTCTCCAGTAAGGACCACCTGTTCCTGGAGCAGAGAGGCCTCCCTTCTGGATTTAGCTCATACGTGGCTTAAGGGAACTATTCTCTAAGCTGCCTGGTACCCCCCAGCAAAGCCTGGTGCATCGCTCACCGGGGTTGGCTGTCCCCTCTCTACCCTTTCCTGAGCTGACTCCCTCTGACTCCTGTGGCTGTAGGGCTCAGTGAAAGACCAGTTGAAGGCCTACGGAGCTCTGACAGAGAGTGTGACCCGCAAGTATACCCGGCAGATCCTGGAGGGCATGTCCTACCTGCATAGCAACATGATCGTTCACCGAGACATCAAGGGTGAGCAGGCATAGGCTGTGGGGTCCCCAAGACCTGGTCACTTAACCattctgaattttctaaaaaGTGAGACCCTAATTGCTTCCTTAGGGGATTGGTATAGATTGGTTGAGCAATTTGGAAAACTACTTGTAGGGTATTGTGCAGATGTTGGACATGGTGATGATCATTTCATGCTGTAGGGCGGAGCCAGTAGCGCTCTGTGCACGTCATGTCTGATGCATGGTAGTCTCCATTCTCCCCAGCAACCCCGTgacctgggagggaggggaaaagggtggATGGTAGAAAATGCCCAGAGGGTCGAGGGTTGTAGCCTCTGCCCTTTCATGCCTTAGGAGCCAACATCCTCCGAGACTCTGCCGGGAACGTGAAGCTGGGGGACTTCGGAGCCAGCAAGCGCCTGCAGACCATCTGTATGTCAGGCACAGGCATGCGCTCGGTCACTGGCACGCCCTACTGGATGAGCCCTGAGGTGATCAGCGGTGAGGGCTATGGAAGGAAGGCAGACGTGTGGTGAGTGCTGGGGACATGCTGGGATGGCATCTCCATGTCTGGGCTGTCGTGACTCTAACTTAGAAATGAGCTGTGGGGGCTTTGCGGTGtggtgggaagaagaggagacTCACCTCTTGCAGCCAGGCCAGGAGCCAGGCCAGGATGTCGGTGCCTGCCGCAGCACATACAGCAAATGCATTGCGTTTTAACCCCAAATAGCACCTTATCTGCTGTTGATGAGAACTTGGGCCGTGAAAAACATCCCTAGGGTTTGCTAAATTCCTAACAGAAGTAGCACCAGTCTGAAGGCCTGGGTCAGTCTCTAAATCGTAGCAGGTTTCTTCTTCTCCTAGCATTCGGATGGCTTGTGTTTACACTACCTCACTTCCTGTGCGTCCTCTGAAAGGGCCTGGAAGTTGTGAGAGTGTCTTTTCCCCTCAGAACTGTATTGTGGTGGGCTGAGTGATGGTTCCTCAAAGATGCCCACATACTAACCCCATGCCCTGTTGATGTTTCCTTACGTGGCAGCAGGGCCTTTGCAGATATGCTTAATTGAAGGATTTTGAGTTGGGGAGCTTATCCTGGATCATCCAGGTGGGCTCAGTATAATTGCCAGTGTCCTTACAAAAGGGAGGCAGCTGGTGAGAGTGGGTAGCAAGAGATGGGACAGCGGAAGCAAGAGACTGGAGTGGTGTAAGGAGGGGCCGTGAACCAAGGAGTGCTGGCAGCCTCTAGAAACAGACCCTCCAGAAGGAACCGTCCCTGCTGACCCATTGACTTTAGCCCATTGAGACTGGTtctagacttctgacctccagaagaAATTTTTGTTATGTCTTATGCTTATTGTAATTTATTgcagcagcaataagaaactaaCATGGTTCTCTCAGAGCTCTTTCTGTCCATGCTAAGGGGTCTCTTCCTCAATCTCAAGACTCACCTGAGTGGGTGTAGGTTGATGAAGCCCTCATAGATGAGGCCTTGGGGACCCTCTACAGAGGTGTCAACCCTCAGCTTGCCCCATCCTGCCTCAGGGTGTTCGGAGAAAGGCACCTCCTTTCATGATGGTGGGCAGGTCAGGGAGCCGGGGGTGACAAGTGATTCTCTctcccaggagcctgggctgCACCGTGGTAGAGATGCTGACGGAGAAACCACCTTGGGCAGAGTATGAAGCCATGGCCGCCATTTTCAAGATTGCGACCCAGCCCACCAATCCTCAGCTGCCCTCCCACATCTCTGAGCACGGCCGGGACTTCCTGAGGCGCATTTTTGTGGAGGCCCGCCAGAGACCTTCTGCCGAGGAGCTGCTCACACACCACTTTGCACAGCTCGTGTACTGAGCTCTCAAGGCACActgctgccagctgcccctgctgCACGGGCAAGGGCTGCCACGGGGCTCTGCAAAGTTGCTGCTTCTCCCAGGCAACGCTGTGGACCGTGGAGCTCCAGTCCAACCAGCGTTCGTCTATGCCCCTTCTACCACTGGGGCTCAGAACCAGGGCAGAGTAGCCGCAGCCTCAAGGACTGGGAGCCCCCAGCCTGCCAGACCCAAGAGCTCCAGCATCCTGAGCTCAgcgtggaggggaaggggctagGGACAGTGTGTAAAGCGCTGAGGGCCTCACCCTCAGGGCTGTGTCCTGACACTGCAATCAGCACCAAAGCCCCACGGGTCTGGGGGCACAGGATGGACACGAGGGTCTGAATAGTGTTACTTTCATTCAGAGTGTTATTTTGTCTCTCCTCCCATGTCTGGAGACCACCAGGGCATCTCTGGGCTGGATGAGCCCACCCAAGCCTGAGGTAAAGCCCAGCATCCCACAGCCAAtggaaggcagaggctggggctgcactctccccagagcccccaggtCAGTTTTGCCAGTCCCTGTCCTTTACCAAAGATGAATGAAGCAAATGTTATGCTGCCTTATTCAGGGAAGGAGGAGCCCATCCTGCCTGCCCCCATGACCCtgcgcccctccctcccccagcaggggCCTGAGATGTGGAACTGCCCCCACTT comes from the Ailuropoda melanoleuca isolate Jingjing chromosome 13, ASM200744v2, whole genome shotgun sequence genome and includes:
- the MAP3K3 gene encoding mitogen-activated protein kinase kinase kinase 3, encoding MKDLVALQMSRRPRVPGYETMKNKDTGHPNRQKKHNSSSSTLLNSPTVTTSSCAGASEKKKFLSDVRIKFEHNGERRIIAFSRPVRYEDVEHKVTTVFGQPLDLHYMNNELSILLKNQDDLDKAIDILDRSSSMKSLRILLLSQDRNHTSPSPHSGVSRQVRIKASQSAGDINTIYQPPEPRSRHLSVSSQNPGRSSPPPGYVPERQQRIARQGSYTSINSEGEFIPETSEQCMLDPLSSAENSLSGSCQSLDRSADSPSFRKSRMSRAQSFPDNRQEFSDRETQLYDKGVKGGTYPRRYHVSVHHKDYNEGRRTFPRIRRHQGNLFTLVPSSRSLSTNGENMGLAVQYLDPRGRLRSADSENALSVQERNVPTKSPSAPINWRRGKLLGQGAFGRVYLCYDVDTGRELASKQVQFDPDSPETSKEVSALECEIQLLKNLQHERIVQYYGCLRDRAEKTLTIFMEYMPGGSVKDQLKAYGALTESVTRKYTRQILEGMSYLHSNMIVHRDIKGANILRDSAGNVKLGDFGASKRLQTICMSGTGMRSVTGTPYWMSPEVISGEGYGRKADVWSLGCTVVEMLTEKPPWAEYEAMAAIFKIATQPTNPQLPSHISEHGRDFLRRIFVEARQRPSAEELLTHHFAQLVY